A stretch of the Danio rerio strain Tuebingen ecotype United States chromosome 18, GRCz12tu, whole genome shotgun sequence genome encodes the following:
- the LOC110438103 gene encoding uncharacterized protein — protein sequence MARPKDPVRHWKDLEAWLSVATDSLLPKAAETLQHLTQDQLDENLNSLMKQDPSKSYNHKDLAKITGTLSHVLIATLKLSDWHSAQLQHKLTHVQTRINQLELEAQERPEQPDETDQTAKEEIDKLQETLAATTQEMEQAKADQADVANKLEYVEQLLEEVNADSKDKDSRIKALETHLSEARHEVRRLTQQLDYIKEESNSTKDELKHAYELTHNEKAEGSLPKPSPSPSVPDNHVSPFGLDLRDLDKLVKNLGKFTPNLPGSQDVHAYLQDIDFHLEMRPNVTNKDRLYLLRATSSPEVRSFLDRQPAHTKTDYLLLREALIREFDDIESEQGLVAALETKQGRHESSQAYYSRLRRAYFGTRNEPEMEEDLNFKILFLRNLHPGVSHHLGVLACPHTMNTQQLRDLAHKAYVKQKTASEKSAKIPAVYDFNTQSQDLALEGAQGPDNARLPPSEWNVSSYNRQRDCHADTRPKQWNRRWKGLSGRQHSPERHRERPWNRSTSFVNQRGTSSWESSGTSKVKQPHLDATSPRGQRKNSQRFHADQAPTESPQGTTSPCFDPQELMKMILKEFFQRREADRKWQRKGKPDSA from the coding sequence ATGGCTCGCCCTAAAGACCCTGTTCGCCACTGGAAGGACCTAGAAGCATGGCTAAGTGTTGCAACGGACAGCCTCCTCCCTAAGGCCGCCGAAACGCTACAGCATCTGACACAGGACCAGCTGGATGAGAACCTGAACAGCCTTATGAAGCAAGACCCGAGCAAAAGCTACAATCACAAAGACCTAGCCAAGATCACAGGTACTTTGAGTCACGTCCTCATCGCCACCCTTAAGCTGAGTGACTGGCATTCCGCCCAGCTCCAGCACAAGCTGACGCATGTGCAGACCCGCATCAACCAGCTAGAACTGGAGGCTCAGGAACGACCGGAACAGCCAGATGAGACTGATCAAACTGCCAAAGAGGAGATCGATAAACTTCAAGAGACTCTTGCCGCCACCACCCAAGAAATGGAGCAAGCCAAAGCCGACCAGGCTGACGTCGCTAACAAGCTTGAGTATGTTGAACAGCTACTGGAAGAGGTAAATGCTGACTCTAAAGACAAGGACAGCAGAATCAAAGCCCTCGAAACTCACCTGAGTGAAGCTAGACATGAGGTCAGACGACTAACGCAGCAGCTGGACTACATCAAAGAAGAGTCCAACAGCACTAAAGATGAACTCAAGCATGCATATGAACTGACACACAATGAGAAAGCTGAGGGGTCACTGCCAAAACCCTCACCATCTCCTTCTGTTCCAGACAACCACGTATCACCATTTGGCCTGGACCTCAGAGACCTTGACAAGCTAGTCAAGAACCTGGGCAAGTTCACGCCGAATTTGCCAGGTAGCCAAGATGTTCACGCCTATCTGCAAGACATTGACTTCCACCTGGAAATGAGACCCAATGTCACTAACAAAGATAGACTGTATTTGCTCCGAGCAACCTCCAGCCCTGAAGTGCGCAGCTTCCTGGACCGTCAGCCAGCTCACACAAAGACTGACTACCTCCTGCTCCGAGAAGCCCTCATCAGAGAGTTTGATGACATTGAGTCTGAACAAGGACTTGTAGCTGCCCTGGAGACAAAGCAAGGTCGCCATGAGTCTTCTCAAGCCTACTACAGCAGACTCAGACGAGCCTACTTCGGCACCCGCAATGAACCTGAGATGGAAGAGGACCTGAACTTCAAAATCCTCTTCCTGAGAAACCTCCATCCTGGGGTAAGCCACCATCTTGGGGTTCTTGCATGCCCCCACACCATGAACACTCAGCAATTACGAGATTTGGCACACAAAGCCTACGTCAAACAAAAGACGGCTTCAGAGAAGAGTGCCAAAATCCCTGCTGTTTATGACTTCAACACTCAAAGTCAAGATCTGGCCCTTGAGGGTGCCCAAGGCCCAGACAATGCTAGACTACCTCCCAGTGAGTGGAATGTGTCGTCTTACAACAGACAACGAGACTGTCACGCTGATACCAGACCCAAACAGTGGAACCGTCGCTGGAAAGGACTGTCTGGACGACAACACTCACCTGAACGTCACCGGGAGAGACCGTGGAACAGGTCCACCTCATTTGTAAACCAAAGGGGGACAAGCTCGTGGGAATCAAGTGGTACTTCCAAGGTAAAGCAACCCCACCTTGATGCAACCAGCCCAAGAGGTCAACGAAAGAACTCACAAAGATTCCACGCTGATCAAGCTCCAACTGAATCCCCACAAGGGACAACATCACCATGTTTTGACCCTCAAGAACTGATGAAAATGATCCTGAAAGAGTTCTTCCAACGAAGGGAAGCGGATCGGAAGTGGCAAAGGAAAGGAAAACCTGATTCTGCCTGA
- the olfcg4 gene encoding olfactory receptor CG4 precursor produces MLLFIYILLLFHQLHTKAGNTQCRIMGDSTYPLISKNGDITIGALFPIHSTETLTSLKFTRKPQPISCSSVNLRDFRLAEIMIFAIEEINKSESLLPNVTIGYQVYDTCGSRLSTMSAIMGLMNSQGFDAEDGCKGQTPIQAIIGDSESSATVILTRTTGPFKIPVISHSASCECLSNRNDYPSFFRTTASDYHQSRALVHIVKHLGWTWLGAVSSDNDYGNYGMSIFQKIAQEEGICMEYSVKFYRTEQEKLQKVVETMKKGTAKVIVAFVSFLEMGLLIDQLSVQNITGLQMIGVKSWITSENYITPKSFHVLGGSLGFAMRKMYIEGFSDFALKTFWEKHFQCSQTKPNASNYASSCSRYNDLLMLKNYKEDVTEHRYSSNVYEAVYAVAYSLHSLLKCKERVKCEKGMTIQPQQVVEALKKVNFSVKFGDRVWFDSTGSTVAQYEVVNWQRISDESFQFKTVGYYDASLPPNQRFLLNTENIIWAGGMLEKPRSVCSESCPPGTRKASQKGRPACCYDCIPCAEGEISTDTDSNNCKQCPGEYWSNDKKNKCVLKAVEFLSFTEVMGVLLLFVSLFGVGLTTLVAILFYNKKDTPIVRANNSELSFLLLFSLILCFLCSITFIGRPTEWSCMLRHTAFGITFVLCISCVLGKTIVVLMAFKATHPGSNVMKWFGPVQQRLSVLVFTFIQVIICVLWLTISPPFPYRNMKYYKEKIILECSLGSIVGFWAVLGYIGLLAALCFILAFLARKLPDNFNEAKFITFSMLIFCAVWITFIPAYFSSPGKLTVAVEIFAILASSIGLLFCIFAPKCYIILCKPEQNTKQHIMGKNN; encoded by the exons ATgcttctgtttatttatatattgctgCTTTTCCACCAGCTTCATACAAAAGCAGGAAACACCCAGTGCCGGATAATGGGAGACTCTACTTACCCTCTGATTTCAAAGAATGGAGACATAACCATTGGAGCACTTTTTCCAATACACAGCACAGAGACTTTAACTTCTTTAAAATTTACTCGAAAACCTCAGCCTATATCATGTTCAAG TGTAAATCTAAGAGATTTTCGACTGGCAGAGATTATGATCTTTGCAATTGAGGAGATTAACAAAAGTGAAAGTTTGCTCCCAAATGTAACTATCGGTTATCAAGTCTATGATACATGTGGTTCAAGACTGTCTACCATGAGTGCAATTATGGGATTAATGAATAGTCAGGGATTTGATGCTGAAGATGGATGCAAAGGGCAAACTCCAATACAAGCTATTATAGGAGATTCAGAGTCCTCTGCCACAGTGATTCTCACCAGAACTACAGGACCTTTTAAAATTCCAGTG ATAAGTCATTCAGCTTCATGTGAATGCCTAAGTAATAGGAATGATTACCCTTCATTCTTCAGGACTACTGCTAGTGATTACCATCAGAGTAGAGCCTTAGTGCATATAGTCAAGCACTTAGGATGGACTTGGTTGGGTGCTGTAAGCAGTGACAATGACTATGGAAACTATGGAATGTCCATATTTCAGAAAATTGCCCAGGAAGAAGGGATTTGCATGGAATACTCTGTAAAATTTTATCGAACAGAACAAGAAAAACTTCAGAAAGTGGTAGAGACAATGAAAAAAGGCACTGCAAAAGTGATTGTAGCATTTGTTTCATTTCTTGAAATGGGCTTACTTATTGATCAATTAAGTGTTCAGAACATTACAGGCCTTCAAATGATTGGTGTGAAATCATGGATAACTTCAGAGAATTATATCACTCCAAAAAGTTTTCATGTGCTGGGAGGGTCACTGGGGTTTGCTATGAGAAAAATGTATATTGAAGGGTTTTCGgattttgcattaaaaacattttggGAAAAACACTTCCAATGCTCACAAACCAAGCCAAATGCTTCTAATTATGCATCAAGTTGTAGCAGATATAATGATTTACTCATGCTGAAAAATTACAAGGAAGATGTGACTGAACACAGATATTCAAGCAACGTCTATGAAGCAGTTTACGCAGTAGCTTATTCATTGCATAGTCTACTAAAGTGCAAAGAACGAGTAAAGTGTGAGAAAGGCATGACAATACAACCACAGCAG GTAGTTGAGGCTCTGAAGAAAGTAAATTTCTCTGTAAAGTTTGGAGATCGTGTGTGGTTTGACAGTACTGGTTCCACAGTAGCCCAATATGAAGTTGTGAATTGGCAACGCATCTCTGATGAATCATTCCAGTTTAAAACTGTGGGATACTATGATGCCTCATTGCCCCCTAACCAGCGTTTTTTGCTCAATACTGAAAATATAATCTGGGCTGGAGGAATGTTGGAG AAGCCAAGATCTGTGTGCAGCGAGAGCTGTCCTCCAGGCACTAGGAAAGCTTCACAGAAAGGAAGACCTGCCTGCTGTTATGACTGTATTCCATGTGCAGAAGGCGAAATCAGTACTGATACAG ATTCAAATAACTGCAAGCAGTGTCCAGGGGAATACTGgtctaatgataaaaaaaataaatgtgtgctAAAGGCTGTAGAGTTTCTATCATTTACAGAAGTTATGGGTGTATTGTTACTTTTTGTTTCACTGTTTGGAGTAGGATTAACAACACTGGTGGCCATTCTGTTTTACAACAAGAAGGATACTCCCATAGTAAGAGCCAACAACTCGGAGTTGAGCTTCCTGCTGCTCTTCTCATTGATTCTGTGTTTCCTCTGTTCAATTACTTTCATTGGTCGCCCCACTGAGTGGTCCTGTATGTTGCGTCACACAGCATTTGGGATCACATTTGTCCTCTGTATCTCGTGTGTTCTGGGAAAAACAATAGTTGTGTTAATGGCCTTCAAGGCTACACATCCAGGAAGTAATGTCATGAAATGGTTTGGGCCTGTACAACAAAGACTCAGTGTTCTTGTCTTTACATTTATACAGGTAATTATCTGTGTGCTTTGGCTAACTATATCACCTCCATTTCCCTAcagaaatatgaaatattataaaGAAAAGATCATTCTTGAGTGTAGTCTGGGTTCCATTGTAGGTTTCTGGGCTGTGCTTGGTTATATAGGCCTACTGGCTGCCTTGTGCTTCATTCTAGCTTTTCTAGCTCGGAAGCTGCCTGATAACTTTAATGAAGCCAAATTCATCACATTCAGTATGCTCATATTCTGTGCTGTATGGATCACATTTATCCCAGCTTATTTCAGTTCTCCTGGTAAATTAACGGTAGCTGTGGAAATATTTGCCATTTTGGCATCAAGCATTGGTTTACTATTTTGCATTTTTGCtcctaaatgttatattattttgtgtaagCCTGAACAAAATACAAAGCAACACATAATGGGAAAAAACAACTAA